One genomic region from uncultured Subdoligranulum sp. encodes:
- a CDS encoding FtsX-like permease family protein: protein MKNIVHTLTLAQMRANPRRTLVTLVGVVLSVTMLTAVFAGADSFLNLLYRQAAQDNGTWHGRAFETGEQVVENLSQDDRIDQLGLAASWGVSPLGDSNRWGAAIYGVNQSFYQLLRVECLEGNFPSTENELAISQTLAKKTGWKIGDQVSLDLLRVWTPQGVDSAGEMIYRQTSGPGIMGLSDSYMLRSVGEKQFTITAIVDSGGFDDQNVFAWEPCFTVLEDQIPPDGLWCAYYTVSSLGRELYDLLESIQEWQADLPVDAGGVGTIDLNRQLLLYYGIDYPGSLLLPAFYGLMAVTLLIILVGAVSLARNAFAISMTERTQMLGMLASVGATRAQKRQSVLYEAFILGLIGIPLGLIAGCGGMAITLVFLNSQVQELFQFSQPLYLSVRPLPLAAAALLAALTLAFSALQPALKASRITPMDAIQGEGQVQFHSNDVKTGKLTGKIFGFPGILALKNCKRNRGRYRAIVFSLALSVIMLLAGTGLSYYVDRAMGVRYGTDSPLATATITFNDPSLDTATYTDDLKALAGTGEVRLVGGLQAGEMGSFTLNWADMSQDAIKWFQNQSGLLDEQDYTFEDGQNVTVYPTLLIMDDPEFSDWAGKEVSLNSDYLDCVMITSTYLYNAGSYTQLKNALNLQPGFSMEFAQENGFADTWHVAALAEDFPYSGNTVTSNTVESLTLQLVTSRSVFQAFLNRQADLGRSGAYYWQVQYIHPESISALTSGLEEWSLNNSYALPQGVISANYNSLAMGGLQRFGMLLQILCTGFVLLLCLVCMANIHNSLSTGMELRAREYGILRSVGITPVDFRKMIWLESLFYGIKALCWSLPFGVGVLSLEYYAIRRAFQLPFCLPVGSIVLAVVLVMGVCWISGLLTRRSLEEQTITEAIQKKLF, encoded by the coding sequence ATGAAAAATATTGTGCACACTTTGACTCTCGCTCAGATGCGGGCTAATCCCCGTCGTACTCTTGTGACTCTGGTGGGTGTGGTTTTATCGGTGACCATGCTCACGGCAGTTTTTGCGGGGGCTGATTCCTTTTTGAATCTTCTGTACCGACAGGCAGCACAGGACAACGGCACCTGGCATGGCAGAGCCTTTGAGACTGGAGAACAGGTGGTAGAAAATCTGTCCCAGGATGACAGGATTGACCAACTGGGCCTGGCAGCCAGTTGGGGAGTGTCTCCCCTGGGCGACAGCAATAGGTGGGGGGCCGCTATCTATGGAGTAAACCAGTCATTTTACCAGCTTTTGAGGGTAGAGTGTCTGGAAGGAAATTTTCCTTCCACAGAGAACGAACTGGCCATTTCTCAGACTCTCGCCAAAAAGACCGGCTGGAAGATTGGAGACCAAGTCTCTTTGGATTTGTTACGAGTATGGACCCCACAAGGGGTGGATTCCGCAGGGGAAATGATCTATCGGCAAACCAGCGGCCCGGGAATCATGGGATTATCGGACAGCTATATGCTCCGTTCTGTGGGGGAAAAACAGTTCACGATTACAGCTATTGTGGACTCAGGCGGTTTTGATGATCAAAATGTGTTCGCCTGGGAACCATGTTTTACAGTTCTGGAGGATCAGATCCCCCCGGATGGATTGTGGTGCGCTTATTATACTGTCAGTTCGCTGGGGCGAGAACTGTATGACCTGCTGGAAAGTATCCAGGAATGGCAGGCAGACTTGCCTGTCGATGCTGGAGGCGTGGGGACCATCGATCTAAACCGGCAGCTCTTGCTTTATTATGGCATAGATTATCCGGGCAGCCTTCTATTGCCTGCCTTTTACGGTTTGATGGCGGTAACACTTCTCATTATTCTGGTGGGTGCTGTGTCTCTGGCTCGAAACGCCTTTGCCATCAGTATGACGGAGCGCACACAAATGCTGGGAATGTTGGCCAGTGTGGGGGCTACCCGGGCGCAGAAGCGGCAGTCCGTCTTGTATGAAGCCTTTATTCTGGGATTGATTGGCATCCCTTTGGGCCTGATTGCAGGCTGTGGAGGAATGGCGATTACACTGGTTTTCCTGAATAGTCAGGTACAGGAACTGTTTCAATTTTCTCAGCCTCTTTATCTTTCGGTACGGCCTCTTCCCCTGGCCGCTGCAGCCCTGCTGGCAGCCTTGACTCTGGCATTCAGTGCACTGCAACCGGCCTTGAAAGCCAGCAGGATCACGCCCATGGATGCCATCCAAGGAGAAGGTCAGGTTCAATTTCATTCCAATGATGTAAAAACAGGAAAACTGACTGGAAAGATTTTCGGCTTTCCAGGAATTTTGGCCCTCAAAAATTGTAAGCGAAACCGGGGACGGTATCGAGCAATTGTATTTTCCCTGGCGCTCAGCGTAATTATGCTGCTGGCTGGCACCGGACTTTCTTATTATGTGGACCGTGCCATGGGAGTGCGTTACGGGACAGACAGTCCCTTAGCAACGGCGACCATCACCTTCAACGATCCTTCCTTGGATACCGCTACCTATACGGATGATCTGAAAGCTCTGGCTGGAACAGGGGAAGTACGGTTGGTCGGAGGTTTGCAGGCTGGAGAGATGGGCAGCTTCACTTTGAATTGGGCGGATATGAGCCAAGACGCAATAAAATGGTTTCAAAACCAGAGCGGTCTCTTAGATGAACAGGATTATACTTTTGAGGACGGCCAAAATGTCACCGTCTATCCCACCTTGCTGATCATGGATGACCCGGAGTTTTCCGACTGGGCAGGCAAGGAAGTTTCCTTGAATTCGGATTATCTGGATTGTGTTATGATCACCAGCACCTATCTGTATAATGCAGGCAGCTACACTCAGCTGAAAAATGCTCTGAATCTACAACCTGGATTTTCTATGGAGTTTGCACAAGAGAACGGGTTTGCAGACACTTGGCACGTAGCAGCACTGGCGGAGGATTTCCCTTATTCCGGAAACACGGTCACCTCCAACACCGTGGAAAGCCTTACTTTACAGTTGGTGACCAGTCGCAGTGTATTCCAAGCATTCCTGAATCGGCAGGCAGACCTGGGCAGAAGCGGTGCATACTACTGGCAGGTGCAGTACATTCACCCTGAAAGTATTTCCGCCCTAACCAGCGGATTGGAGGAATGGTCCCTAAACAACAGCTATGCCCTGCCCCAAGGGGTGATCAGTGCAAACTACAATTCCCTGGCCATGGGTGGCCTTCAGCGGTTTGGAATGCTTCTACAAATCTTATGTACCGGGTTTGTTCTGCTGCTATGTCTGGTATGTATGGCCAATATTCACAATAGCCTCTCTACGGGAATGGAACTGCGTGCCCGGGAATATGGAATTCTCCGCAGCGTAGGAATCACACCCGTGGATTTCCGTAAGATGATTTGGCTGGAAAGTCTTTTCTACGGAATCAAAGCGCTGTGCTGGAGTTTACCTTTTGGAGTGGGCGTGTTGTCCCTGGAATACTATGCTATCCGACGAGCATTCCAACTTCCCTTCTGTCTGCCAGTGGGCAGCATTGTCCTGGCAGTTGTTTTAGTAATGGGGGTATGCTGGATTTCTGGACTTCTGACCCGCAGGAGTCTGGAGGAGCAGACTATTACCGAGGCCATTCAGAAAAAACTTTTTTAA
- a CDS encoding DUF6061 family protein has protein sequence MNHLLSCEFNIDTACVELKYANGSMISIDTIAVENEVADNMYERSELDWLIYNAPAEYADLVLNGDPVKYLKTVTVYKPFEN, from the coding sequence GTGAACCATTTACTGTCCTGTGAATTCAATATCGACACCGCTTGTGTCGAGTTAAAATATGCCAATGGCAGCATGATTTCCATTGATACCATCGCCGTGGAGAATGAAGTGGCCGACAATATGTATGAACGCTCTGAGCTGGACTGGCTGATTTATAATGCTCCGGCTGAGTATGCAGATTTGGTGCTGAACGGCGATCCCGTGAAGTATCTTAAAACCGTGACTGTATACAAGCCATTCGAAAATTAA
- a CDS encoding response regulator transcription factor: MANEKILVVDDDKNICELLRLYLVKEGYNVTMVHDGSAALTEFDKLHPDLVLLDVMMPVMDGWEVCRKIRAKDNTPIIMLTAKGETYDKVLGLELGADDYIVKPFDAKEVTARIKAVLRRSTKEEDNKGVYDFDNLHLDMNRYELKVKGKVVEAPPKELELLACLAGHPNRVYTRDQLLDEVWGFEYYGDSRTIDVHVKRLREKLEGASDKWNLKTVWGVGYKFEVRE; encoded by the coding sequence ATGGCGAATGAAAAAATTCTGGTAGTGGATGACGATAAAAATATCTGCGAACTGCTGCGGCTCTACCTGGTCAAGGAGGGCTACAATGTAACGATGGTGCACGACGGCAGCGCCGCGCTCACCGAGTTTGACAAGCTGCACCCCGACCTGGTGCTGCTGGACGTGATGATGCCGGTGATGGACGGCTGGGAGGTCTGCCGCAAGATCCGCGCCAAGGACAACACTCCCATCATCATGCTCACCGCCAAGGGTGAGACCTACGACAAGGTGCTGGGCCTGGAGCTGGGGGCGGACGACTACATCGTCAAGCCCTTTGACGCCAAGGAAGTCACGGCGCGCATCAAGGCGGTGCTGCGCCGCTCCACCAAGGAGGAGGACAACAAGGGCGTCTACGACTTTGACAACCTGCACCTGGACATGAACCGGTATGAGCTGAAGGTCAAGGGCAAGGTGGTGGAGGCGCCGCCCAAGGAGCTGGAACTGCTGGCCTGCCTGGCGGGGCATCCCAACCGGGTGTACACCCGCGATCAGCTGCTGGACGAGGTGTGGGGCTTTGAGTATTACGGCGATTCCCGCACCATCGACGTACATGTGAAGCGTCTGCGGGAGAAGCTGGAAGGCGCCTCCGACAAGTGGAACCTGAAAACCGTCTGGGGCGTGGGCTATAAGTTTGAGGTCAGGGAATGA
- a CDS encoding HAMP domain-containing sensor histidine kinase — protein MSRRNTISREFFSTIAVVLILGLSVMCAIQTALSAAYFVGERRTALTAILDGASALSQRLAEEGDIVTKPLGDDRAQEARNGFELFNTTSGALVFVAAEDGRVLLHTDGGDFTDQAVPRDLLDEMDAGGDVFDAGTLGGVYSGKYYTAGRRIDVDGSAGYLFAASPMTALGSYIMDMLVMFGISAAAILLLCSLLCWVLAKRITGPIEDISEAARRLGSGDFTARAPVDGCVELADFATTFNNMAMRLQTIDNSRGQFMGNIAHELRTPMTTIKGFIDGMLDGTIPPEENQHYLTIVSQETGRLARLVQNMLDITKLEAGEVPVHAQSYDLWKTVTDVVLSDEQRIEDGKIDIQGLGGPPLAIYADPDFVHQVVYNIVDNAIKFTPAGGTISFAAQKKGNMVEVRIENTGAGIAPEALPFVFERFYKEDRSRGMNTRGSGLGLHICKILINLSGGQIHAESEEGKWCRFVFTLPAGK, from the coding sequence ATGAGTCGCCGCAATACCATCAGCCGGGAGTTTTTCTCCACCATTGCGGTGGTGCTGATCCTGGGACTCAGCGTCATGTGCGCCATCCAGACGGCGCTGTCGGCGGCCTACTTTGTGGGGGAGCGGCGCACTGCGCTCACGGCCATCCTGGACGGTGCCAGCGCTCTGAGCCAGCGCCTGGCCGAGGAGGGCGACATCGTCACCAAGCCGCTGGGGGACGACCGCGCCCAGGAAGCCCGAAACGGGTTTGAGCTGTTCAACACCACCTCGGGGGCGCTGGTCTTTGTGGCGGCGGAGGACGGTCGGGTGCTGCTGCATACCGACGGCGGCGACTTTACTGACCAGGCTGTGCCCCGGGACCTGCTGGACGAGATGGATGCCGGCGGCGACGTGTTCGACGCCGGCACGCTGGGCGGTGTCTACAGCGGAAAATACTACACGGCCGGGCGTCGCATCGATGTGGACGGCTCGGCGGGGTATCTCTTTGCCGCCAGTCCCATGACGGCGCTGGGCTCCTACATCATGGACATGCTGGTGATGTTCGGCATCTCGGCGGCGGCCATCCTGCTGCTTTGCAGCCTGCTGTGCTGGGTGCTGGCCAAGCGGATCACCGGCCCCATCGAGGATATCAGCGAGGCGGCCCGGCGGCTGGGCAGCGGGGATTTCACGGCCCGCGCGCCGGTGGACGGCTGTGTGGAGCTGGCGGATTTTGCCACCACCTTCAACAACATGGCCATGCGGCTGCAGACCATCGACAATTCCCGGGGCCAGTTCATGGGCAACATCGCCCACGAGCTGCGCACCCCCATGACCACCATCAAGGGCTTCATCGACGGCATGCTGGACGGCACCATCCCGCCGGAGGAAAACCAGCACTACCTGACCATCGTCTCCCAGGAGACGGGGCGTCTGGCGCGGCTGGTGCAGAACATGCTGGACATCACCAAGCTGGAGGCCGGCGAGGTGCCGGTCCACGCCCAGAGCTATGATCTGTGGAAGACCGTCACCGACGTGGTGCTCAGCGACGAGCAGCGCATCGAGGACGGCAAGATCGATATCCAGGGACTGGGTGGTCCGCCGCTGGCCATCTACGCCGACCCGGACTTTGTGCACCAGGTGGTCTACAACATTGTGGACAACGCCATCAAGTTCACCCCGGCGGGCGGGACCATCTCCTTTGCGGCCCAGAAGAAGGGCAATATGGTGGAGGTCCGCATCGAAAACACCGGCGCCGGCATCGCGCCGGAAGCGCTGCCCTTTGTCTTTGAGCGGTTCTACAAGGAGGACCGTTCCCGTGGCATGAACACCCGGGGCAGCGGCCTGGGACTGCATATCTGCAAGATCCTCATCAACCTGTCGGGCGGGCAGATCCATGCCGAGAGCGAGGAAGGCAAGTGGTGCCGCTTCGTTTTCACCCTGCCGGCCGGAAAATGA
- a CDS encoding DEAD/DEAH box helicase — protein sequence MQFTELTNVAPEIIHATQAMGFTEMTEIQQKAIPLMLDGHDMIAKAPTGTGKTVAFGIPILSKVNPELLKPQAVVLSPTRELAQQIAQDLQNLAQFLPDIKIVCVYGGAGLEKQQRQLKAGCQIVVATPGRLMDHYRHHAIDVSDVETVVLDEADEMLNMGFYKDVRHIIDLMKHRKSLSMFSATISREVLDIGWLYQHNAAEVSVQPVEDSSPKIAQYKLLTTGRDKLADAAQIILSEGYKRVMIFCNTKYNTGMLANQLARLNFNVDCLHGDLSQAERNRIMTRFKAGEIAVLVATDVAARGIDVSDVDAVINYDVPEENEHYTHRIGRTGRARKEGASYLFYTKEEQKRVDQLLRLTRNLDDCKSVKFDFNHEKLIVEEAKPQDRFQIRAYF from the coding sequence ATGCAGTTTACCGAGCTTACCAACGTTGCGCCCGAGATCATCCACGCCACCCAGGCCATGGGCTTTACCGAGATGACCGAGATCCAGCAGAAGGCCATTCCCCTCATGCTGGACGGCCACGACATGATCGCCAAAGCCCCCACCGGCACCGGCAAGACGGTGGCTTTCGGCATCCCCATTCTTTCCAAAGTGAACCCGGAGCTTCTCAAGCCCCAGGCTGTGGTGCTGAGCCCCACCCGGGAGCTGGCCCAGCAGATCGCCCAGGACCTGCAGAATCTGGCCCAGTTTTTGCCGGATATCAAAATCGTCTGCGTCTACGGCGGCGCCGGGCTGGAAAAACAGCAGCGCCAGCTGAAGGCAGGCTGCCAGATCGTGGTGGCCACACCGGGACGGCTGATGGACCATTACCGCCACCATGCCATCGATGTTTCCGACGTGGAGACCGTGGTGCTGGACGAGGCCGACGAGATGCTGAACATGGGCTTCTACAAGGACGTGCGGCACATCATTGACCTGATGAAACACCGCAAGAGCCTGTCCATGTTCTCGGCCACCATCAGCCGGGAGGTGCTGGATATCGGCTGGCTCTACCAGCACAACGCCGCCGAGGTGAGCGTGCAGCCTGTGGAGGATTCCAGCCCCAAGATCGCCCAGTACAAGCTGCTGACCACCGGCCGGGACAAGCTGGCCGACGCCGCCCAGATCATCCTGTCCGAGGGGTACAAGCGGGTGATGATCTTCTGCAACACCAAATATAACACCGGCATGCTGGCCAACCAGCTGGCCCGGCTCAACTTCAACGTGGACTGCCTCCACGGGGATCTGTCCCAGGCGGAGCGCAACCGCATCATGACCCGGTTCAAGGCCGGCGAGATCGCCGTGCTGGTGGCCACCGACGTGGCGGCCCGGGGCATCGATGTATCCGACGTGGACGCCGTCATCAACTACGATGTGCCGGAGGAGAACGAGCACTACACCCACCGCATCGGCCGCACCGGCCGTGCCCGCAAGGAGGGCGCCAGCTATCTGTTCTATACCAAGGAGGAACAGAAGCGGGTGGATCAGCTGCTGCGGCTGACCCGCAATCTGGACGACTGCAAGAGCGTCAAGTTTGACTTCAATCACGAGAAGCTCATCGTGGAGGAGGCCAAACCCCAGGACCGGTTCCAGATCAGGGCGTACTTTTAA
- a CDS encoding RICIN domain-containing protein: MKKSAQTIIRPDACYTIAAANGRVLEVADFNTENGASVRLWSYEGQPWQQWRFEEAGEGEYRIKNRFTGKVMDLAMSGVGNGTWIHQWSQTSGAGQRWQIVEAGGGKVKLRNVLADKVIDLVGMRVDNGTQAQIWQDVFGENQLWKLEPVPDRLMDKPVEAPPAKPAKAVKSTRTQTGKKASGKSARRASKNK; the protein is encoded by the coding sequence ATGAAGAAATCTGCCCAGACGATCATTCGTCCCGACGCATGCTATACCATCGCCGCTGCCAACGGCCGCGTGTTGGAGGTGGCCGATTTCAATACCGAGAACGGTGCCTCGGTGCGCCTGTGGAGTTACGAAGGCCAGCCCTGGCAGCAGTGGCGCTTTGAGGAAGCCGGCGAGGGCGAGTACCGCATCAAGAACCGCTTTACCGGCAAGGTCATGGATCTGGCCATGTCCGGCGTGGGCAACGGCACCTGGATCCACCAGTGGAGCCAGACTTCCGGCGCGGGCCAGCGCTGGCAGATCGTGGAAGCCGGCGGCGGCAAGGTGAAGCTGCGCAACGTGCTGGCCGACAAGGTCATCGACCTGGTGGGCATGCGGGTGGACAACGGCACCCAGGCCCAGATCTGGCAGGACGTGTTCGGCGAGAACCAGCTGTGGAAGCTGGAACCCGTGCCCGACCGCCTGATGGACAAGCCGGTGGAGGCGCCGCCCGCCAAGCCGGCCAAGGCCGTCAAGAGCACCCGCACCCAGACCGGCAAGAAGGCCAGCGGCAAATCCGCCCGCCGGGCCAGCAAAAACAAGTAA
- a CDS encoding methylglyoxal synthase, with the protein MRIALIAHDSRKELMAQFCTAYVRILSENELVATGVTGKIVHDATGLPVRCLYPGRRGGAEQIAAMIGCGEVDMLLLFRDPVAAKPGEPNDVTLLRLCDMHTIPVATNIATAEVLIHGLERGDLAWIELQRGRK; encoded by the coding sequence ATGAGAATCGCTTTGATCGCACACGATTCCCGCAAGGAATTGATGGCGCAGTTTTGTACGGCATACGTACGGATTTTGTCGGAGAACGAGCTGGTTGCCACCGGCGTCACCGGCAAGATCGTCCACGATGCCACAGGACTGCCGGTGCGGTGTCTGTATCCGGGACGGCGGGGCGGTGCCGAGCAGATCGCGGCCATGATCGGCTGCGGCGAGGTGGATATGCTGCTGCTGTTCCGGGACCCTGTGGCGGCCAAGCCCGGGGAACCCAACGATGTGACGCTGCTGCGGCTGTGCGATATGCACACCATCCCGGTGGCCACCAACATCGCCACCGCCGAGGTGCTGATCCACGGCCTGGAGCGCGGGGATCTTGCCTGGATCGAGCTGCAGCGGGGCCGGAAATAA